From Amphiura filiformis chromosome 20, Afil_fr2py, whole genome shotgun sequence, a single genomic window includes:
- the LOC140142108 gene encoding glyoxylate/hydroxypyruvate reductase B-like isoform X3: MDKLPNLKWVQGSWAGIDGIYKVCDQSKLPPPFIYTRLGGSLTYQLAEYVMSYILSIERHTIRLHKAQEDKTWGLGEQITYRKLSDLTVGILGVGDIGSEVARVVKTFGMKTWGLVNRDLPKDQRSSNIDEYRLVSGLPEILANCDYLCNVLPSTSKTKGILSGDALAHCKKKPVFINIGRGDVTTEDSIINAIKNGWISKAVLDVFEKEPLPKDSLLWTMPEVIITPHCGGLTLDYSIAETFADNYQRYISGKPLKYVIEDWARGY, from the exons TTCATGGGCAG GAATTGATGGTATCTACAAGGTTTGTGATCAAAGTAAGCTTCCACCTCCCTTTATCTACACAAGACTTGGTGGCTCACTCACCTACCAGCTGGCAGAGTATGTTATGAGTTATATACTAAGTATTGAAAGACACACCATTAGGCTACATAAGGCCCAAGAAGATAAGACTTG GGGGCTAGGTGAACAAATTACTTATCGAAAGCTGAGTGATTTGACTGTCGGAATACTTGGTGTTGGTGACATTGGTTCAGAAG TTGCCAGAGTTGTGAAAACTTTTGGAATGAAGACATGGGGATTGGTTAATCGAGATTTACcaaaagatcaaaggtcatctaATATTGATGAATATAG ATTGGTGTCTGGGCTGCCAGAAATACTAGCTAACTGTGACTATCTGTGCAATGTATTACCCAGTACTTCAAAGACTAAAGGTATTCTGAGTGGCGATGCACTAGCACACTGTAAAAAG AAACCAGTGTTCATCAATATAGGTCGTGGTGATGTGACAACTGAGGATAGTATAATTAATGCAATCAA gaatggctggatatcaaaagcTGTGCTGGATGTGTTTGAAAAAGAGCCATTACCTAAAGACAGTCTACTATGGACAATGCCAGAG GTAATCATTACACCTCATTGTGGTGGGCTTACATTGGACTATTCA ATCGCAGAAACATTTGCAGACAACTACCAAAGATACATTAGTGGTAAACCTCTGAAGTATGTGATAGAAGATTGGGCAAGAGGCTACTAG